Proteins from one Desulfonema limicola genomic window:
- a CDS encoding PAS domain-containing sensor histidine kinase, with protein MKPEKRPNLIQERYKDLIENQTDLVASFKPDGTFLFVNKGYCSFFEKQKHDFIGKKWQPIPVDDDLEHIQAKLMQMSPLNPEVIIENRVFSGKGRIHWMQFINKGLFDKNGSLLEIQSVGRDITDRKLAEKALQESEEKLNTLFDAMTELVVLHEMLEDENGEFVNYRITACNQAFAAVTGIKQHKALGKTATEVYQTETAPYLKEYSLVVKTGKPFEFTTYYPAMDKYFMISAVSLKENRFATITTDITAIKQVQEVISAKNKELENYLYVASHDLRSPLVNIQGFSQRLQKQVNSIKNILSEYSFEKEIQQKIEKITDEGIPKSLEFIFTNVSKMDSLINGLLQISRTGRVQMNIKKIEMNMLIKKIIESLSFQIENIADKFIVQDLPACYGDENLLNQLFSNLIGNALKYKDQNRPLIITVSAETRYNRVIYSIQDTGIGIAKRHLEKIWDVFYRVDARSEEAGEGIGLSIVKRIADKHQGKVFAESREGRGSIFYVELMKEEFSEASNNWRLVNGGV; from the coding sequence TTGAAACCAGAAAAAAGACCAAATCTAATCCAGGAACGCTATAAAGACCTGATTGAAAACCAGACAGACCTGGTTGCCAGTTTTAAGCCTGATGGTACATTTCTCTTTGTTAATAAAGGGTATTGCAGTTTTTTTGAAAAACAAAAGCATGATTTTATAGGAAAAAAATGGCAGCCCATACCTGTTGATGATGATCTTGAACATATTCAGGCAAAGCTGATGCAGATGTCTCCTTTAAATCCCGAGGTTATTATAGAAAACAGGGTTTTTTCAGGAAAAGGCCGAATTCACTGGATGCAGTTTATAAACAAGGGGCTGTTTGATAAAAACGGCAGCCTGCTGGAAATTCAGTCAGTAGGACGTGATATAACAGACCGGAAACTGGCAGAAAAGGCTTTGCAGGAGAGCGAAGAAAAACTTAACACCCTGTTTGATGCCATGACTGAATTGGTTGTTCTCCATGAAATGCTTGAAGATGAGAACGGGGAATTTGTAAATTACAGGATAACGGCCTGTAATCAAGCTTTTGCTGCAGTAACAGGAATAAAACAGCATAAAGCATTGGGAAAAACGGCCACAGAGGTGTATCAGACTGAGACAGCTCCTTATCTGAAAGAATACAGCCTTGTAGTGAAAACAGGAAAGCCCTTTGAATTTACCACCTATTATCCTGCAATGGATAAATATTTCATGATTTCAGCAGTTTCACTAAAAGAGAACAGGTTTGCAACCATAACTACGGATATAACTGCCATAAAACAGGTGCAGGAAGTTATATCTGCTAAAAACAAGGAACTTGAAAATTATTTATATGTAGCATCCCATGATCTGCGCTCCCCGCTTGTAAATATCCAGGGTTTCAGCCAGCGCCTGCAGAAGCAGGTAAATTCAATAAAAAATATACTTTCAGAATACAGCTTTGAAAAAGAAATACAGCAGAAGATTGAAAAGATAACAGATGAAGGAATTCCTAAATCCCTTGAGTTTATCTTTACAAATGTATCAAAAATGGATTCCCTGATAAACGGATTGCTGCAAATATCAAGAACCGGCAGGGTTCAGATGAATATCAAAAAAATAGAAATGAATATGCTGATAAAAAAAATCATAGAGTCCCTGTCTTTTCAGATTGAAAATATTGCTGATAAATTCATTGTTCAAGACCTGCCTGCCTGTTATGGAGATGAGAATCTTTTAAACCAGCTTTTTTCAAATTTAATCGGTAATGCACTTAAATACAAAGACCAAAACAGGCCTTTGATTATTACAGTTTCGGCTGAAACAAGATATAATAGAGTTATATACAGCATACAGGATACAGGCATTGGCATAGCTAAAAGACATCTTGAAAAGATATGGGATGTATTTTACAGGGTTGATGCCAGGTCAGAGGAAGCAGGTGAAGGCATTGGTTTAAGTATTGTCAAGCGGATTGCAGACAAACATCAGGGTAAGGTGTTTGCAGAATCCAGAGAAGGCCGGGGCAGTATTTTTTATGTTGAATTAATGAAAGAAGAATTCTCAGAAGCAAGTAATAACTGGAGACTGGTAAATGGCGGGGTATAA
- a CDS encoding response regulator, with the protein MAGYKEMIILIAEDDDGHAELIKEGLEESGVCNKIIRFSNGEDLWHFLSGTGTREVRDRSKAYLLLLDINMPKMDGVEVLKRMKTRDDLKEIPVMMLTTTDDPREVEHCYKLGCNIYITKPVDFGRFAETLKRLGLFVQIVKF; encoded by the coding sequence ATGGCGGGGTATAAAGAGATGATTATCTTGATTGCAGAAGATGATGACGGACATGCTGAACTTATAAAAGAAGGACTGGAAGAATCAGGTGTTTGTAATAAAATAATTCGATTTTCAAATGGTGAAGACCTCTGGCATTTTTTGTCAGGAACAGGCACGCGGGAAGTAAGGGACAGATCAAAAGCCTATCTTTTACTGCTGGATATAAATATGCCTAAAATGGATGGTGTTGAAGTATTGAAAAGAATGAAAACCAGGGATGATTTAAAAGAAATTCCTGTTATGATGCTTACAACAACCGATGATCCCAGGGAGGTTGAACATTGTTATAAACTGGGATGTAATATATATATCACAAAGCCTGTGGATTTTGGCAGATTTGCAGAAACCCTTAAACGCTTAGGGCTTTTTGTCCAGATTGTTAAATTTTAA
- a CDS encoding sensor histidine kinase yields MKILIIEDDEGIRELLRDELEEYGHKTFCVQSGKEAAAWLENHSAYLMLLDYGLPDMNGKELINELKKKTIPIPDFIVATGQGDERIAVDMMKLGARDYVIKDAHFIDMLIQAVARVNKEIENENKLKAAEKALSQMEDKLRQAHKMEAIGTITGGIAHDFNNILSIIIGNTELAMDNIPQWHPAYLNLHEIKNAGMRAADIVKQLLSFTRKTGQALKPVKIIPVIRDSIHMVKSAIALNVEMQINIFDSGQTVLANPAHINQAVMNLCINASQAMEDTGGILNIIVENIIIDTPSNNFPELQAGEYIKIIVKDTGSGINPDIMNRIFDPYFTTKEVGKGSGMGLAVVYGIVINHRGCVNVDSQSGSGACFSILLPLVK; encoded by the coding sequence ATGAAAATACTTATAATAGAAGATGATGAAGGCATAAGAGAACTTCTAAGGGATGAGTTGGAAGAATACGGACACAAAACCTTTTGTGTTCAGTCAGGGAAAGAAGCTGCTGCCTGGCTTGAAAATCATTCCGCCTATCTTATGTTACTTGATTATGGCCTGCCTGATATGAACGGGAAAGAGCTGATTAATGAATTAAAGAAAAAAACAATACCCATACCTGATTTTATTGTAGCCACAGGTCAGGGGGATGAGCGCATAGCTGTTGACATGATGAAACTTGGAGCCAGGGATTATGTGATAAAAGATGCTCACTTTATAGACATGCTCATCCAGGCAGTAGCAAGGGTTAATAAAGAGATTGAAAACGAAAATAAATTAAAAGCAGCAGAAAAAGCTTTGAGCCAAATGGAAGATAAACTCAGGCAGGCTCATAAAATGGAAGCAATCGGAACCATTACAGGAGGTATTGCACACGATTTCAACAATATTCTCAGTATAATAATCGGCAATACGGAACTGGCTATGGATAATATACCACAATGGCATCCTGCATATTTAAATCTTCATGAAATCAAAAATGCCGGTATGCGGGCAGCAGATATTGTAAAACAACTTCTCAGTTTCACCCGCAAGACAGGACAAGCCCTTAAACCTGTTAAGATTATACCTGTTATCAGGGATTCTATACATATGGTTAAATCAGCCATTGCTTTGAATGTGGAAATGCAAATAAATATTTTTGATTCTGGTCAAACAGTTCTTGCAAACCCTGCCCATATCAATCAGGCTGTTATGAATCTTTGCATTAATGCTTCCCAGGCAATGGAAGATACAGGCGGCATCCTCAATATAATTGTTGAAAATATAATTATTGACACACCATCAAACAATTTCCCTGAACTTCAGGCAGGAGAATATATTAAAATAATTGTAAAGGATACTGGCTCAGGCATAAACCCTGATATTATGAACAGGATATTTGATCCGTATTTTACAACAAAGGAAGTAGGAAAAGGGTCAGGCATGGGGCTTGCTGTGGTTTATGGCATTGTTATAAATCATAGGGGTTGTGTTAATGTAGATAGTCAGTCTGGCAGTGGAGCTTGTTTTTCAATTCTTTTGCCTCTTGTCAAATAA
- a CDS encoding cereblon family protein, whose translation MRSVLFPTIPLKTFQITDLQKLKSIYKQIEKQEEDEEDKNQGRAILCRQCKNKITSSSNRIEKNGSHKHIFNNPGGYIFEIGCFGAAPGCVNQGPPTLEFSWFAGFNWRFSLCSSCHIHLGWVYQSVGGQSLGSSSFFGLILDKLVEDQVKKD comes from the coding sequence ATGAGATCAGTCCTGTTTCCAACAATTCCCTTAAAAACCTTTCAGATAACTGACCTTCAAAAGCTTAAATCTATATATAAACAGATAGAAAAACAGGAAGAAGATGAAGAAGATAAAAACCAGGGCAGGGCAATCCTGTGCAGGCAGTGTAAGAACAAGATTACCAGTTCATCAAACCGCATAGAAAAAAACGGCAGTCACAAGCATATTTTTAATAATCCAGGCGGATATATATTTGAAATCGGCTGTTTCGGTGCAGCACCAGGCTGTGTAAACCAGGGACCGCCGACCCTGGAATTTTCATGGTTTGCAGGCTTCAACTGGAGGTTTTCACTTTGTTCAAGCTGCCATATCCACCTGGGCTGGGTCTATCAATCAGTTGGCGGACAGTCCCTGGGAAGCAGCAGTTTCTTCGGCCTGATTCTGGATAAACTTGTTGAAGATCAGGTCAAAAAGGATTAG
- a CDS encoding HsdM family class I SAM-dependent methyltransferase: protein MILEKEYSEKFSLAHRKKFAQFFTPEPIAEIMINWLLKNDNVSTLLEPAFGLGIFSRLVLDNKKDIQIKGFEIDPAIFHIAKQNFSKFSNINLLLEDYLFNDWNNKYDAVACNPPYFKFHDYENKKALEEIKSRLKINLSGFTNVYTLFLLKSIYQLNENGRAAYIIPSEFLNSDYGKYIKDYLLKSNTLRHIIIFNFEKKVFDDALTTSAIILLAKDKKEKKVYFSTINNLSKINEISALIKNNRSNICNQNIFNKELLNPDIKWRKYYKEQQSQEFKNLITFNSVAKAVRGIATGANDYFTFNISKANKYSINEEFLLPCITKSKDVIKPFFTPECYEILKKENANIYLFNAKKDVTNPDVLYYIDIGLKKGIHQKYLTSKRNPWYILEKRPPAPIWAGVFNRNGIKFVRNEAGISNLTTFHCIYPVDNLFCGVEIDLLFAYLLTEIANDIFNDNRREYGDGLKKFEPNDLNNAMMLDLTILDNQTKNAILTLYKKYRKSILDNNENNTPVKNINEILMNIFRK, encoded by the coding sequence ATGATTTTAGAAAAAGAATATTCAGAAAAATTTTCTTTGGCACATCGTAAAAAATTTGCACAATTCTTCACACCCGAACCAATTGCTGAAATAATGATTAACTGGCTTTTAAAGAATGATAATGTATCAACATTACTTGAACCGGCATTTGGACTTGGCATATTTTCAAGATTAGTTTTAGATAATAAAAAAGATATTCAAATTAAAGGATTTGAAATCGATCCTGCAATTTTTCATATTGCAAAGCAAAATTTCAGTAAATTTTCAAATATAAATCTGTTATTAGAAGATTATCTTTTTAATGACTGGAATAATAAATATGATGCAGTAGCCTGCAACCCGCCATATTTTAAATTTCATGATTATGAAAATAAAAAAGCATTGGAAGAAATTAAAAGCAGACTAAAAATAAATTTAAGCGGTTTTACTAATGTTTATACTCTATTTCTATTAAAATCAATATATCAGCTTAATGAAAACGGCAGGGCAGCTTATATAATCCCTTCTGAATTTCTCAATTCAGATTATGGAAAATATATTAAAGATTATTTATTAAAATCTAATACATTAAGACATATAATAATATTTAATTTTGAAAAAAAAGTCTTTGATGATGCTTTAACTACAAGTGCAATCATTTTACTTGCTAAGGATAAAAAAGAAAAAAAAGTATATTTTTCAACAATAAACAATTTAAGCAAAATAAATGAAATATCGGCTTTAATAAAAAATAACCGCTCAAATATCTGCAATCAAAATATTTTTAATAAAGAATTGTTAAATCCTGATATAAAATGGAGAAAATATTATAAAGAACAACAAAGCCAGGAATTTAAAAATCTAATTACTTTTAACAGTGTCGCAAAAGCAGTCAGGGGAATTGCAACAGGGGCTAATGACTATTTTACATTTAATATCAGCAAAGCAAATAAATATTCGATTAATGAAGAATTTTTATTACCCTGCATAACCAAGTCAAAAGATGTTATCAAACCTTTTTTTACTCCCGAGTGTTATGAAATATTAAAAAAAGAAAATGCTAATATATATTTATTCAATGCGAAAAAAGATGTAACTAACCCAGATGTTCTTTATTACATTGATATTGGTTTAAAAAAAGGTATCCATCAAAAATATCTGACATCAAAAAGAAATCCCTGGTATATTTTGGAAAAAAGACCACCTGCACCAATTTGGGCAGGTGTATTCAACAGAAATGGTATAAAATTTGTCCGTAATGAGGCAGGGATTAGTAATTTGACAACCTTTCATTGCATATACCCAGTTGATAACCTGTTTTGCGGCGTTGAAATTGATTTATTGTTTGCATATTTATTGACTGAGATTGCTAATGATATTTTTAATGATAATAGACGTGAGTATGGAGACGGCTTAAAAAAATTTGAACCAAATGATTTAAATAATGCCATGATGTTAGACTTGACAATTTTAGACAATCAAACAAAAAATGCAATTTTAACATTATATAAAAAATATCGAAAATCAATATTAGATAATAATGAAAACAATACACCTGTCAAAAATATCAATGAGATATTAATGAATATTTTCAGAAAATAA
- a CDS encoding AccI family restriction endonuclease, producing the protein MTYFNELRGLTKSIPASIVDFSLPRDRTSPPTQASSNFITNKEQGDWAEDLIFRAINETSKHYIAVRYGKSDDLIAGESGFDQFYNEFQDELDTIGKRPDLLVFKKEDFDSSFGCNISKIEHSKIDEYVKKAIAGLEIRSSAFLIDKYEEEMQVRTKIHLNKAIEIRDRILSEFFDLLEHPKKNLFIDILRSLNKDTINAISFRRPSWSATDRLLQLTALFKELKENILVVQKKDYLSITPKIEDIKVVYKWTEKFNVPHYYFQVFFDKSFGISFKNILSLISDPEKEGEYYEIGKDIKNQNKTTIKINTRKTTQVAYKIIEPEHSSVRREMGRGRLLFYVTFEKGTAYLDIDNLKSLLNIEEF; encoded by the coding sequence ATGACATATTTTAATGAATTGAGAGGGTTAACAAAATCAATTCCTGCATCCATTGTAGACTTCTCCCTGCCAAGAGATAGAACATCACCGCCAACTCAAGCATCTTCAAACTTTATAACGAACAAAGAGCAAGGAGACTGGGCAGAAGACCTTATTTTCAGAGCAATTAATGAAACATCAAAACACTATATTGCTGTGAGATATGGTAAATCTGATGATTTAATAGCAGGGGAAAGCGGATTTGATCAATTCTACAATGAATTTCAAGATGAATTAGATACTATTGGAAAACGACCTGATTTATTAGTTTTTAAAAAAGAAGATTTTGACTCAAGCTTTGGCTGTAATATCAGTAAAATTGAACATTCAAAAATAGATGAATATGTAAAAAAAGCTATTGCAGGCTTAGAAATCAGATCAAGCGCATTTCTTATTGATAAATACGAAGAAGAAATGCAAGTAAGAACGAAAATTCATCTTAATAAAGCAATAGAGATACGAGACAGGATATTATCAGAATTCTTTGATTTATTAGAACATCCAAAGAAAAATCTTTTTATTGATATATTAAGAAGTTTAAACAAGGACACCATAAATGCGATAAGTTTTAGACGACCAAGCTGGAGTGCAACAGACAGGCTCTTACAACTAACTGCTCTTTTTAAAGAGTTAAAGGAAAATATTTTAGTTGTCCAAAAAAAAGATTATTTAAGTATTACTCCAAAAATTGAAGATATCAAAGTAGTTTATAAATGGACTGAAAAATTTAATGTACCACATTATTATTTTCAAGTTTTTTTCGATAAATCTTTTGGTATTTCTTTTAAAAACATACTGTCGCTAATCAGCGACCCTGAAAAAGAAGGTGAATATTACGAGATTGGTAAGGACATAAAAAATCAAAATAAAACAACAATAAAAATTAATACCCGAAAAACAACACAGGTAGCATATAAAATAATTGAACCTGAACATAGTAGTGTAAGGCGAGAAATGGGACGGGGAAGATTGCTTTTTTATGTTACTTTTGAGAAAGGAACTGCATATCTGGATATTGATAATCTAAAATCACTTTTAAATATTGAGGAATTTTGA
- a CDS encoding PP2C family protein-serine/threonine phosphatase: MKTFGISDTGLVRKKNEDRYLIKKTSKGGLLLAVADGLGGETAGDFAAEITRDSLAVMNPKPKDIEHQLSCLITQADRDIWDHVADHCSLEGMGTTITGVLIYDKTAHWVHVGDSRLYLLRNNKLGVITIDQNMAQFLVEEGEISEDEVRTHPSRNQLDQCVGCGTCEPETGNFKIKKGDQLILSTDGLHDEISGSLLSQIVTSESDIETKARKLIKAALKAGGRDNITVVIAEI; encoded by the coding sequence TTGAAAACATTCGGAATATCTGACACAGGCCTGGTACGAAAAAAAAACGAGGACCGGTATTTAATAAAAAAAACATCAAAAGGCGGGCTTTTACTTGCAGTAGCAGACGGACTGGGCGGTGAAACTGCCGGAGATTTTGCTGCTGAAATAACAAGGGATTCCCTGGCAGTTATGAACCCAAAACCCAAAGATATTGAACACCAGCTTTCCTGCCTGATTACACAGGCAGACAGGGATATCTGGGATCATGTGGCAGACCATTGCAGTCTGGAAGGCATGGGAACAACCATAACAGGTGTATTGATATATGACAAAACCGCCCACTGGGTTCATGTGGGAGACAGCCGCCTCTATCTTCTGAGAAACAATAAGTTAGGGGTTATTACCATAGACCAGAACATGGCCCAGTTCCTTGTTGAAGAAGGGGAAATAAGCGAGGATGAAGTCAGAACCCATCCATCCCGCAACCAGTTAGATCAATGCGTGGGATGCGGAACCTGCGAACCTGAAACAGGAAACTTTAAGATAAAAAAAGGCGATCAGCTAATCCTGTCCACAGACGGACTGCATGATGAAATTTCAGGTTCCCTTCTCTCCCAGATAGTTACATCAGAATCTGATATTGAAACCAAAGCCAGGAAATTAATAAAAGCAGCACTAAAGGCAGGGGGAAGGGATAATATAACGGTTGTTATTGCTGAGATATAA
- a CDS encoding protein kinase domain-containing protein has translation MEKNQNINCWEYLKCGREPGGENADELGICPAADDKSFNGINSGKCGGRICWAVAGTCCSGKIQGTFAEKRDTCLNCDFYKKVQEQEGKADRHTKFLRYITKNYRNPVFNKMEYRRIKAGERFITQGEAKDEAFIIHQGSCLVIVEKDGELFPVDHYGEGDIAGGLGILTGEPRRAHVEAETDMEVWVLKKAQFDDISKNDPDILTFLTEIVADRLDSRRPTGYRMVGKYISTDIIGRGGFSIVYKGLHKGLNMPVAIKMMRHDMVMNENFLTSFRNEAKIIANLNHENIIKVYDIEERFKTVFIIMEHVSGKSLADMIKHLKTIPFDLTINFLYQICSALSYAHKNGIIHRDINPTNIIVQKNDHLKILDFGLACPIGTEDYGNTGTAFYMSPEQIEGSPVDPRTDIYALGIVAYEMVTGQKSFPEDDLINILDMHLNRDIPDPAEIVPQLPEGLRRFIIKACQRNPDNRYENAEKAMEALKPLIKKAEINKNNLAFEKKKMSAFFLIYNDEHQLALNRLMDDFSVRVRNMGVEFKIADFHDL, from the coding sequence ATGGAAAAAAATCAAAATATAAACTGCTGGGAATATTTAAAATGCGGAAGAGAACCAGGCGGAGAAAATGCAGATGAACTGGGCATCTGCCCTGCTGCTGATGATAAATCCTTTAACGGTATTAATTCAGGTAAATGCGGGGGACGAATATGCTGGGCAGTTGCCGGAACCTGCTGCAGCGGTAAAATCCAGGGAACCTTTGCTGAAAAACGTGATACCTGTCTTAATTGTGATTTTTATAAAAAAGTGCAGGAACAAGAAGGAAAAGCAGACCGGCATACCAAATTTCTAAGATATATCACTAAAAATTACAGGAATCCTGTGTTCAATAAAATGGAATACAGGCGTATTAAAGCCGGGGAACGTTTTATAACCCAGGGCGAAGCAAAAGACGAAGCCTTTATAATCCACCAGGGATCATGTCTTGTTATTGTTGAAAAAGATGGAGAGCTTTTCCCGGTTGACCATTATGGAGAAGGGGATATTGCAGGAGGGCTGGGTATTTTAACAGGTGAACCCCGGCGCGCCCATGTTGAAGCAGAAACCGACATGGAGGTCTGGGTTCTTAAAAAAGCCCAGTTTGATGATATTTCAAAAAATGATCCTGATATTCTTACATTTCTGACTGAGATTGTTGCAGACCGCCTTGATTCCAGAAGACCCACAGGATACAGGATGGTTGGCAAATATATTTCAACCGATATTATAGGCAGGGGAGGATTCAGCATTGTTTATAAAGGGCTGCACAAAGGTCTTAATATGCCGGTAGCCATTAAAATGATGCGTCATGACATGGTAATGAACGAGAATTTTTTAACAAGTTTCAGAAATGAAGCCAAGATAATTGCCAATTTAAATCATGAAAATATAATTAAGGTGTATGATATTGAAGAACGATTTAAAACTGTTTTCATTATAATGGAGCATGTTTCAGGTAAATCCCTGGCTGACATGATTAAACATCTTAAAACCATTCCCTTTGATCTGACAATCAATTTCCTTTACCAGATATGCTCTGCTCTCAGCTATGCCCATAAAAACGGCATAATTCACAGGGATATAAATCCCACTAATATTATTGTCCAGAAAAATGATCATCTTAAAATTCTTGACTTTGGACTGGCCTGCCCCATTGGAACCGAAGATTATGGAAATACGGGCACAGCCTTTTACATGTCCCCTGAACAGATTGAAGGCAGTCCCGTAGATCCAAGAACTGATATATATGCACTTGGCATAGTGGCATATGAAATGGTAACAGGACAGAAATCCTTTCCTGAAGACGATCTGATAAATATTCTGGATATGCACTTAAACCGTGATATTCCTGATCCTGCTGAAATTGTGCCCCAACTGCCCGAAGGCCTGCGGCGTTTTATCATAAAAGCATGTCAGCGCAATCCTGATAACAGGTATGAAAATGCAGAAAAGGCTATGGAAGCTCTTAAACCTTTGATAAAAAAAGCTGAAATAAATAAAAACAATCTTGCTTTTGAAAAAAAGAAGATGTCAGCTTTTTTCCTGATTTATAATGACGAACATCAGCTTGCATTAAACCGGCTCATGGATGATTTCAGCGTCAGGGTGCGTAACATGGGGGTTGAATTCAAGATCGCTGATTTTCATGACTTATAA
- a CDS encoding TRAP transporter substrate-binding protein, producing MMKKLFIIVLSLFLFSGTAFSAMIIKLGVVTKPGSAQNIVSEKFKELIEQRSKGEIQVKIFHSSSIGTETEILQQIQMGAVQMGVITGGPFDTFDPIVRVINYPFIFKDNDQADKILDGPLGDEILKSLESSGFKGLCFSENGFRNLTNNKTAVKTPEDIKGLKIRVMSSALHNEIWKALGANPTPMPWPIYTELEQGVIDGQENPLWVMEVYKFYEIQKYMTLTRHVYSPHIDVASLKWWQTLKPEQQEMIQKSMKDAAVFQRNDNRLKDADRIKLLKEKGMQIEANPDIDAFRAKVLNLKNIDLYKEPKVQALLLKMLDAVK from the coding sequence ATGATGAAGAAATTATTTATTATAGTTCTTTCCCTGTTTTTATTTTCAGGAACTGCATTCTCTGCCATGATTATTAAGCTTGGTGTAGTAACAAAGCCTGGTTCTGCCCAGAATATTGTATCAGAAAAATTTAAAGAATTGATTGAGCAGCGCTCCAAAGGAGAAATCCAGGTAAAAATCTTTCATTCAAGTTCTATTGGCACTGAAACTGAAATACTCCAGCAGATTCAAATGGGTGCAGTTCAAATGGGAGTAATTACAGGCGGCCCTTTTGATACATTTGATCCCATTGTAAGAGTGATAAACTATCCTTTTATATTCAAAGATAATGACCAGGCAGACAAGATATTAGATGGTCCTCTGGGAGATGAAATACTTAAAAGCCTTGAAAGTTCAGGATTTAAAGGGCTTTGCTTTTCGGAAAACGGTTTCAGGAATCTGACCAATAACAAAACTGCTGTCAAAACCCCTGAGGATATCAAGGGACTTAAAATACGGGTAATGTCGTCAGCACTTCATAATGAAATCTGGAAAGCACTGGGAGCAAATCCAACTCCAATGCCCTGGCCCATATATACGGAACTGGAGCAGGGTGTTATTGACGGGCAGGAAAATCCCCTGTGGGTTATGGAAGTATATAAATTCTATGAAATTCAAAAATACATGACCCTTACCCGTCATGTATATTCACCGCATATAGATGTTGCATCACTTAAATGGTGGCAGACCTTAAAACCTGAACAACAGGAAATGATTCAAAAATCCATGAAAGATGCAGCAGTATTTCAGAGAAATGACAACCGCTTAAAAGATGCAGACCGTATTAAACTTCTTAAAGAAAAAGGGATGCAGATAGAAGCAAATCCCGACATTGATGCTTTCAGGGCAAAGGTTTTAAATCTAAAGAATATTGATTTGTATAAAGAACCAAAGGTACAGGCTTTGCTGCTTAAGATGCTGGATGCTGTAAAATAG
- a CDS encoding TRAP transporter small permease codes for MKLLGRLSKNINQGVEFLIFLMGFSMALIVVIQVFFRYVLNYSLFWSEELARYLLIWLTFLGTSSAYFRHVHPGVDFIYSRMPQKLKYISAILVHIISICIFGIMIVFGSQFAWFVRLQISPALSLPKWIIAGIIPVSGFILILHGFVFLIDEFKRLKNDS; via the coding sequence GTGAAACTTCTCGGAAGATTAAGTAAAAATATCAATCAAGGGGTTGAATTTCTAATCTTTTTAATGGGATTTTCAATGGCATTGATCGTAGTCATCCAGGTATTTTTCAGATATGTATTAAACTATTCCCTGTTCTGGTCTGAAGAATTGGCGCGGTACCTTTTGATCTGGCTTACCTTTCTGGGAACTTCATCAGCATATTTCCGCCATGTTCATCCGGGAGTGGATTTTATCTATTCCCGGATGCCCCAAAAATTAAAATATATATCTGCAATTCTAGTGCATATTATAAGTATATGTATTTTTGGAATAATGATTGTATTTGGATCTCAGTTTGCCTGGTTTGTCAGACTTCAGATTTCACCAGCTCTCAGTCTGCCAAAATGGATTATTGCCGGTATTATTCCAGTCAGCGGGTTTATCCTGATTCTTCACGGTTTTGTTTTTCTTATTGATGAATTCAAGAGATTAAAAAATGACTCCTGA